The Synechococcus sp. MVIR-18-1 region AGTGCGCTACATGGCTTACTTCCAGCTTGGGACTGGTGAATACGCCATTCACGGAACAGCCTGGCCCAACTGGGTCAATCTGAGAGCTGCTGTCAGCCTTGGCTGCATTCGCATGCTCAACAAAGATGTGATCAGCCTGTTCAATCAAGTCGACGTCGGGACGCCCGTCGTTGTGACATCCAAATAACCACTCCATTAAGCCATGCGTTTAAATCCACTCCTTCTGGTTGCGATTTCAGCCTGCATCGCCGCCCCCCTTTCAGCTCAAGGCTCATCAAGCCAAGAGATGCCGGAGCAAAAGTTTTTAGATCAGGTTGAAGCCCCTGGCCATGTGCTGATTACAGCCCGTGGTGCTGATGCGGTGAACGCTGAAGCCCGCCGCAAAGGCCTGAAATTTCCTGCCGTGGGCTATTGGTCTCCAGACAATGTGTGTTTCAGCAATCCTCCCAAAGGTGATTGCAATGGATTGTTCACCCGTTGAAGCGCATCAAGAGAACGATCAGGGCAAAGGTGGAGGAGGGAGCACCGGCGGAGGTGGTGCTCCATAGATGATGCTCTTCTCGTCTTCAGCTGACGACACCGATTCCTCTTCGTTCAGTCCAGGGGTTGGAGGGATGGGCTCAGGCCAGGCTTCAGGATCCTCCGGAAGGATCTGATCCTCCTGAAGCAAAACCGGTGGCGGTAGATCCGGAGGTAAATCGAAATCCCATGGCTGAGTCTCAGCATCTGAGTTGGACAGGTCGTCCTGTTCCCTCTCAACGTCGGACCGTTCTCGGAGCACGAGTGGGTCCGCGGTAATCGGAGGTTCCCGCAGCGGTTGCCTCGTCGGAACGATTTCGGTGACAGGTGTGGTCTGGTTGTAATCGAGGCGTGGTGAGGGCTTAGGTGCCCAGATCATGCGCGCAATCGGCTCAACACCCTGCTCCATCACACGGTTCAAACCAGCCAAAGCACGATCCATGAGTTGCCCCCCATAGAAAAACGCACAGTCAGACGCACCCTCGCAGCGCTGGCTGGTCTCGATGCGTCTGGTCAAATCAGCGATCAACCCTCCTTCCAGTCGGACACGACGCTCACTCAATCGGAGTAAATAGGGAACGTGCACAAAGCTGGTGGCGCCACCACTAATCCAGTTGGCATCTTCTTCTGTGAAACCTTTCACTCCAGGAATGATGAGACGACTCTTCGAGGCGTGATCTGGCATGTAGGCAGCAACAAGACCCCGCCGACGTGCCAGATCCTTTGTTTGCTCGAGAGTGAGGCCGTCTTTGCTCATCAACATTTCGATGCGCCCGTCAGCCTTCAAGCCGTAGACCATGCGAATGCGTGGCAGGTAATAACGAATACGTTGGCCCATGCTGATGCTGTAAGCCCCCTTGTAGCTCTCAGGTGGCTCCTCCAGGTCGTTGTAGATGCTGTGCAGACCCCCAACAAACATGTCGTAGGCCTTGGCACGATCGGGGGTTAATTCTCCATATCCGAAATCAACGGTTCCATCCTTGAGGATGCCAATGAAGGCGCGTTGTCTAGAAGCCGTTCGATTGCGTCCGCGCCAAACTCTGCTGCCGAGTTTCAAATCACCGAGTGGAACAGTAATTTCCTGTCCAAACTCATCAATATGCCGCTCGTACATCGGTCCAGAGACGTAGGCGAGAGCGGCAGTGTCCTCAAAGGCATCCTGCTCACGATCCCAACCTTCAAGGAGGCCTAGCCGCACGTCGCGGGGGTCAAAATCGAGGGCATAGACCTCATCGTCGGGCTGGTAGGCAAAAGGCCCTGCCACAGAATTGGCCAGATCGATTGGCTTGGGCTCTGTCGAAATCTCCCGTTTTTCGGAAGTTCTAGGCGCAAGCGCAATTAAACCCATGAAGACCGTTATCGGGATCACCACAATCAGCCAACGCTTGCGCCAGAGGCTGGAACGCTGGGGGACGGGCTTGGGCTTACGTCTCTTCTTTTGAGCCGGGATGTCTGCAGCAGAAGCTGAAGTCCGATTTCGAATCACCGGACCAGCCTTTTTTTTCGAACGCGGGATTCGGGGTTCTGCCAAGGAACGATGGTGCCCTCAGCCACCAACCATTTGCGGTAAAGCTGACTGCATTCATGCCCTCCCGTCAACTCACCAAAGGCTGGAATCAACAATCTTTCCTCCATAGCGTCGTAGGCAAAACAGGGAAGACGAAGGCGATCACTACCAGAGCTGAGGCTCGCAACCGGGTGAATATGGCCGCAAACGTTAAGCAAATGGGCTTGTTGGCAGGAAAGATCGAATGAAGAATCCGCTGCATGCTCAGGTTCATGACTGAGCCAAAGTTGTCCGAGTCGATAACTCGGCTGCTGGGGCAGACCCAACGTGCGGCAGTGACGATCATGATTGCCACCCACCAGGGTGACGGGACAACCCGCGAGCTCAGGAAGTGCCTCCAGGGTCTCGCGAAGGGTCTCGGTCAAACCAAGGGGACCATGCACCAGATCACCAAGAATGATGAGAGTCTCGGGCTGAACGCGCGCGCAAAGCTCCAACAATGGATTCAACGTGCCGCGATCCCCATCACTGGGCAGAGGGATTCCATGGGCTTGAAACACCTCGGCTTTGCCCAAATGCAGATCGGCAATCAGGAGTTCACGGCCTTTAGGACGCCAGAGAGCCTTCTCCGGGAGAAATTCGAGTCGCTCCTGCCCCCAAGTCCAGGTCAGGCCATAACCAGTGCCCTGAAGATCAGCGCTCGTTGAAGGGATCAACTCTGAACTCAAAAGGTGCTCCCCCAACAACAACCAGACGTCATCAGACCCCTAAAGGACAAAGCAACCGTTTGATTGCCGTTATCACACATACGTTGCTTCGAGAGTTCCTTCCAGACCGCCGCAGTGAGAGTCTTTGACGTAAGACGCATTGGAACGATGACCCTGGCATTGCTACTTGCACTCCTTGGATCGCTGATGGCTATGGGTTTCATTATTCGCCGGCTAGAAAAGGGCTAAACAGGCGGGGATCGTCATGATACGTACGCTTGTACTCACTGGAATCGTTCTGATTTCACTGCCGATTCAGACACTCGCAAAAGAAGTCGCAAACGAGTTGCAGATTGGGGTCAGTGGGTCACCACCATTTGTGATCGAAGAGGATGGTGTGCTGAGTGGGATCAGTGTCGAGATTTGGAAGGACGTCGCAGAGCGTCTCGAGCAGCCTTACAAATTTGTTGTTCAGCCGAACACCAATGCAAATGTAGAAGCTGTCGCTGATGGCAGCGTTGATCTAGCCATCGGTCCAATCAGCATTACGCCAACCCGCCTAGCCAATCCGAAAATAGATTTTACGCAACCTTATTATCACGGATACGAAGGTTTACTGATCCCTCAGAAACCACCTGGACTGATAACGCGGCTTCGCCCATTCATTGGTTGGGCTGCTTTATCATCAGTGGGCATACTGATCACACTTCTGTTTATTTTTGGCAATCTCATTTGGTTGGCTGAGCGACGCAAAAACACCGAACAATTTCCTCGCCACTATTTTCATGGCGTAGGAAATGGAATGTGGTTTGGGCTCGTTACACTCACAACCGTTGGTTACGGTGATCGAGCACCACTATCACGAAGTGGCCGCATCATCGCTGGCATTTGGATGGTGATCTCACTCGTAGCAGTCTCGTCAATCACCGCAGGGCTTGCATCGGCTTTTACATTATCCCTCGCTGAAATAGCACCTTCAGCTATTCGCGAAAAAGCCGATTTAAGAGGTAAAGAAATAGCCGTTGTAGAAGGAACAACGAGCCTAAGATGGGGAAAACTATATGAAATCAACGCCTTCCTCACCAAAGACTTAAACGGAGCAATCAAAATCCTTAATCAAGGAAAAGTAGAAGGCATTATTTTTGACGAAGCTCCGCTTCGACACTATCTCAAGCAAAACAAAAAGAGCAAGCTAAAACTTGCAAACTTTCCATTAGCGATACAAACCTATGGATTCGTACTACCGATGGGAAGTCCATTAAGAAACCAATTAAATATTGAGCTTCTAGATATGGAACGGAACGGAGTCACAGAAAGAATTAAAACAAGATTATTGGATTAAGAGGATATTTATTGAATCACAGTGTGGCGTCGCAACCCATCTTCAATTAGAAATGTTGCCAAGCTGCTACAACTCCTACCTTCCTGAAGTGCTTGCTGCTTAAGCCGACTCATAATGCCAGCGGGAAGTGTCACATTAAGACGCTCCGACGTGGCAGCCTCGGCCACTTGGCCAGCACTAATCGAAGCATCTACAGGAACGAGCTGGTCCTGCAACTCATGCAAAAGACTTTCAAGAAATGACACGGTTAAGTTACGGTACCGTTACTAAGACGTATCTTAGCAGGGGATCCAGCTCCGGTTAGTCTCTTACCTAATAAAGGGAAGACCAATTCGACGAATGGATACGCTGACGCTTCATCTTGAGCCAGGACAAGACCTACTGCTATCGCTTTCAGAGGTAGCCCAAGAGAAGCAGATCAGCGGATTCCTATTAGGAGTCGTGGGAAATTTGTCAAAAGCATCATTTCAATGTCCAGGACGCGATCAACCAACAGTTTTAGAGGGTGAGCTAGAAATCATCACCTTAAATGGAACCTTTGATGCAGACGGAGTTCATCTCCACTTAAGTCTTTCAGATGGCGCATGTCAGGTTTGGGGAGGCCATCTAGAAAAAGGCTCACTGATACTGAAAGGGGCGGATCTTCTTCTGGGAATTCTCAAACAAGGTCAAGCAGCGCGAAGCAGAACCAAAACACGCTTAGAGATTGCGGTCCTTCCTGGATGTCCATGGTGCGCTAGTGCACTCAGGCTCTTAGAGGCTTATAACATTCCTCACCTGGTCATCACTGTTGACAATGACGTCACCTTCCAACAGTGTCAGCAACGTAGTGGGATGAATACCTTTCCACAAGTCTTTATTGATGGAACAACTATTGGCGGCTTCGATAGCCTTGAAAAACTACAACGTTCCGGCGAATTGCTCACACTCAAATGAGCACAACCATTCTCAAAAGCAATCTAACAAAAACGATTTTTACTTCTCTCTAAACTGCTGCTTCTCATGAAGTAGCTCAGTTTCTAGTTGATGAATCAACTTCGTAACAAGCGCCTGAAATTCAGGCTGACAACCACGGAAAGCTGCTTTATGACGAATCGGCTCGTTTCGCGTTCTTAGATCCGTCAGCATCAGCTGCAAGGCATCAATTTTTGCTGAAAAATTCATGGCTGAGTGGGTCTCATCAAATGAGGCTATGACACCGTTGGGTCCTTGAGAAGCATTTGTAACCGAAGCATTGAAACTAGCTCTAGCAAAAGCAAAAAGCATGCAACAAACGATCAAAGAACATTAAATCTCTAAAGCCAAGATCAATGAACGTAGTAAACGACCACAAGATCAGGAATAAATGATCAAGACAATC contains the following coding sequences:
- a CDS encoding CopG family transcriptional regulator, whose product is MSFLESLLHELQDQLVPVDASISAGQVAEAATSERLNVTLPAGIMSRLKQQALQEGRSCSSLATFLIEDGLRRHTVIQ
- a CDS encoding PCC domain-containing protein, giving the protein MDTLTLHLEPGQDLLLSLSEVAQEKQISGFLLGVVGNLSKASFQCPGRDQPTVLEGELEIITLNGTFDADGVHLHLSLSDGACQVWGGHLEKGSLILKGADLLLGILKQGQAARSRTKTRLEIAVLPGCPWCASALRLLEAYNIPHLVITVDNDVTFQQCQQRSGMNTFPQVFIDGTTIGGFDSLEKLQRSGELLTLK
- a CDS encoding transporter substrate-binding domain-containing protein; protein product: MIRTLVLTGIVLISLPIQTLAKEVANELQIGVSGSPPFVIEEDGVLSGISVEIWKDVAERLEQPYKFVVQPNTNANVEAVADGSVDLAIGPISITPTRLANPKIDFTQPYYHGYEGLLIPQKPPGLITRLRPFIGWAALSSVGILITLLFIFGNLIWLAERRKNTEQFPRHYFHGVGNGMWFGLVTLTTVGYGDRAPLSRSGRIIAGIWMVISLVAVSSITAGLASAFTLSLAEIAPSAIREKADLRGKEIAVVEGTTSLRWGKLYEINAFLTKDLNGAIKILNQGKVEGIIFDEAPLRHYLKQNKKSKLKLANFPLAIQTYGFVLPMGSPLRNQLNIELLDMERNGVTERIKTRLLD
- the pdeM gene encoding ligase-associated DNA damage response endonuclease PdeM; amino-acid sequence: MIPSTSADLQGTGYGLTWTWGQERLEFLPEKALWRPKGRELLIADLHLGKAEVFQAHGIPLPSDGDRGTLNPLLELCARVQPETLIILGDLVHGPLGLTETLRETLEALPELAGCPVTLVGGNHDRHCRTLGLPQQPSYRLGQLWLSHEPEHAADSSFDLSCQQAHLLNVCGHIHPVASLSSGSDRLRLPCFAYDAMEERLLIPAFGELTGGHECSQLYRKWLVAEGTIVPWQNPESRVRKKRLVR